In Paenibacillus dendritiformis, the DNA window TATTGCATGTCCCTGACCGGCTCGCCATGGGATGCGGAGGATCTGGTGCAGGATGCCTGCCTCAAGGCGATCCCCGTATTCCGGCGGCCAGGCGGCAAGCCGCTTCAGACGGAAGCGTACTTGCTGCGGACGGCGAAGCATGCCTGGATCGATCGCATTCGTAAAGATAGAACCGCTCAGCGTCTGCACCGTCTCCAGATGCCGCAGGATCTGATCGATGTCCCGGACCCCGATGCCGGGATGGAGATGGAAGCGGCCATGTCTTGGCTGCTGACGTATTTGTCGCCGCTGCAGCGGACCGTGCTGCTGCTGAGAGAAGGTCTTGGCTACTCGGCGGCGGAGACGGCCGCTCTGCTCCATACGACGGAGGGGGCGGTCAAGTCCGCGCTGCATCGCGCCCGTACCGTCCTGCGGACCGAACTGCCGGCGGAGGAGGAGCGGCGGCTTCCCATTCCCGAGGGGGTGGATGAGCGCCTGCTGAAGGACTATCTGTCCGCTTTCCGCGGCGGAGACGCCGCCCGCCTCGTCGAGCTGGGACTGCAGGGCGCCATCGAGCCTGTCGTCTCCCTGCATGCCGTCCTGGGAGGCCGTGCCTGCCGCGTTCAGGGAATGCTTACCAACTGTATCCGTTCATCTTCTTGGAGGATGGCGGCCTGACGAGAGGAGCATTCGCATGAATTTCATACCGTATGTGGTCGAGCAGACCAAGGCGGGAGAACGGAGCTACGATATTTATTCCCGTTTGCTGAAGGACCGGATCGTGATGGTATCCGGGGAGATTGAGGATCAGATGGCCAATTCGGTTGTGGCGCAGCTGCTGTTCCTGGCAGCGGAGGATCCGGAGAAGGACATTCAGATGTATATCAATAGCCCGGGCGGTTCGGTGACGGCCGGATTCTCGATTTACGACACGATGCAGTTCATCAAGCCGGACGTGTCCACCATCTGCATCGGCATGGCCGCCAGCTTCGGGGCTATGCTGCTGACCGGAGGCGCGAAGGGGAAGCGGATGTCGCTCGCCAACAGCGAAGTAATGATTCACCAGCCTCTTGGCGGAGTGCGTGGGCAGGCGTCCGATATCCAGATCCATGCCGAGTGGATACTGAGCACCCGGCGGAAGGTGAACCGGATTTTGTCGGAGCATACCGGCCAGCCGATCGAGCGGATCGAGCAGGATACGGATCGCGATCGCTTCATGGATCCGAAGGAAGCCCTCGCGTACGGGATTATCGACAAGATTATCGCCTAGCGGAATGCAGGCCGCGAAGCCCCTGGAACGGCAACGAGACGGCAGTCTCCTGGCCGGACGCCGGGGGCTTCTTGTTGTCTCGCGTCGATGAGCCGGCTTTGCGGAAGCAGCGGCAAGGACGTATGCTGGAGACGATTGGCAAGGACTTCGATCTCGCATTGACGGTTCATGGGAGTGGAGTTCAGCGGTGCAAACTTGTCATCTGCAAGGCAGCGGCGCGGCGCCTCATGGTGAGTAATTATGAGGGAAAAATGAGAGAGCCCGCTTGCCCGTCACGCGCCCGGCCTGCCGGGCCACGATGACTGGATTTGCGGGCGCGGCAATGCCGCAGCACGCTTATGTTGGCTGCCAGAAGCATCTGGCGGTTTTGTCATGTCTGGGAGCAGGATGAGATGTCAAGAGGAGTTTTATGAGAAAAGTCTAATCGCTTTCTCATCGGACGCCGCAAACGCAACGGGCACCGATTCCATTTCACGTTTAAGAAAATTCTGGGAAAAATTTATATGTTATGGTGGTTTCAGGTGATTTCCTAACCCGATTTGAAGGAGGATGTACTACATTGAAACCAGCCAAGTTCGGTAAAATCCTGATTAGCGTAAGCTTGAGCGTCTCATTCCTGATGTCAGCAAGCGTCATGATGCCGCTGCAGCCAGCGAGTGCGGCCTCCGCTACCGCGAGCAGCGCCAAAGCGAAGAGCATCATTGCCACCGGCAAAAAATATATGGGCGTTCCTTATAAGTTCGGAGCTAAGTCCGGCATTACGAGCGCGTTCGACTGCTCTTCATTCGTCCAATATGTATACAAGAAGCATGGCATCAAGCTTCCCCGGACTTCGAAGCAGCAATCGAAGGTCGGCCAGAAGGTAAGCAAGAGCCAGATGAAGCCGGGAGATCTGGTCTTCTTCTACTCTCCGGTTCACCATGTCGCCATCTATATTGGGGATGGGAAAATACTGCATACTTACGGTAAACCAGGCGTAACGATCTCCAGCCTGGACGGAAAATGGGGCAAGCGCATAACAGGGATTCGCCGCGTCCTGTAACCGGACAAGCTATGATAAGGCCTCCTGAAGATACGAAGCTCGTGTCTTTAGGAGGCCTTATTGCGTTGCCGGAGCGGCAGGGAGGCATACCGTGAAGGTGCTTCCTTCGCCGAGGCGGCTCTCCACCTCGATGCGGCCCTGGTGATTGTTCACCAGCTGCTTGGCGATAGACAAGCCGAGCCCGGTGCCGCCGGTCGCGCGGGAACGGGCTTTGTCCACCCGGTAGAACCGATCGAATACGCTGCCGATCTCGTCGGCCGGAATCCCGATGCCGGAATCGGCGACGGAGAAGCATACGTGCTCTTGGCTCCGCGCGACCTCTACC includes these proteins:
- a CDS encoding RNA polymerase sigma factor, with the protein product MAFVKSDLTSSASEAHDALLEALPSLRKYCMSLTGSPWDAEDLVQDACLKAIPVFRRPGGKPLQTEAYLLRTAKHAWIDRIRKDRTAQRLHRLQMPQDLIDVPDPDAGMEMEAAMSWLLTYLSPLQRTVLLLREGLGYSAAETAALLHTTEGAVKSALHRARTVLRTELPAEEERRLPIPEGVDERLLKDYLSAFRGGDAARLVELGLQGAIEPVVSLHAVLGGRACRVQGMLTNCIRSSSWRMAA
- the clpP gene encoding ATP-dependent Clp endopeptidase proteolytic subunit ClpP, with translation MNFIPYVVEQTKAGERSYDIYSRLLKDRIVMVSGEIEDQMANSVVAQLLFLAAEDPEKDIQMYINSPGGSVTAGFSIYDTMQFIKPDVSTICIGMAASFGAMLLTGGAKGKRMSLANSEVMIHQPLGGVRGQASDIQIHAEWILSTRRKVNRILSEHTGQPIERIEQDTDRDRFMDPKEALAYGIIDKIIA
- a CDS encoding C40 family peptidase, whose product is MSASVMMPLQPASAASATASSAKAKSIIATGKKYMGVPYKFGAKSGITSAFDCSSFVQYVYKKHGIKLPRTSKQQSKVGQKVSKSQMKPGDLVFFYSPVHHVAIYIGDGKILHTYGKPGVTISSLDGKWGKRITGIRRVL